The Serpentinimonas maccroryi genome has a segment encoding these proteins:
- a CDS encoding type II toxin-antitoxin system RelE/ParE family toxin encodes MPIKNFKCKDTQALFEGERVKRWVNIERPALRKLALLDWSAVLDDLKVPPGNRLEALKDDRQGQHSIRINQQWRLCFVWTADGAADVEIIDYH; translated from the coding sequence GTGCCTATCAAAAACTTCAAGTGCAAAGACACGCAAGCCCTCTTCGAGGGCGAGCGCGTCAAGCGCTGGGTGAACATTGAGCGGCCTGCCCTGCGCAAGCTTGCGCTGCTGGACTGGTCTGCGGTGCTGGACGATCTGAAGGTGCCGCCCGGCAACCGGTTGGAAGCGCTGAAAGACGATCGTCAAGGACAGCACAGCATACGAATCAATCAGCAGTGGCGCCTGTGCTTCGTTTGGACCGCGGATGGGGCCGCAGATGTTGAGATCATCGATTACCACTGA
- a CDS encoding DNA-binding protein, with protein sequence MKDRAHDDAMAEAFRQDPAYAVELLNSILEDGDQGELLIALRQMTKAFGGASKVAEQAQLNTTHIYRTLSAKGNPELRSLSAILKTMGLRLAVQPIHSPTAHA encoded by the coding sequence ATGAAAGATCGAGCACATGACGACGCGATGGCTGAAGCCTTTCGCCAAGACCCGGCCTATGCGGTCGAACTGCTGAACAGCATCCTCGAGGACGGCGACCAAGGCGAGCTGTTGATCGCGCTGCGCCAGATGACGAAAGCGTTTGGCGGCGCCTCGAAAGTGGCCGAGCAAGCGCAGCTCAACACTACGCACATTTACCGCACGCTGTCGGCCAAGGGCAATCCGGAGCTTCGCAGCCTGTCGGCGATACTCAAGACCATGGGCTTGCGCCTCGCGGTGCAGCCTATCCACAGCCCAACCGCGCACGCTTGA
- the trpD gene encoding anthranilate phosphoribosyltransferase, with the protein MDTVLPALTPQQALQRVLERRELLPAEMRQLMQQIMQGAVAPVPLAALLTGLRMKGESSGEIAAAARVMREFVTPVELADRRHLVDIVGTGGDGAQTFNISTCAMFVAAAAGARVSKHGGRSVSSQSGSADVLEALGAQINLSPPQIARCVEQTGVGFMFAPNHHPAMKHVAPVRRELGVRTLFNILGPLTNPAGAPNILLGVFAPELVGALLRVLQDLGAQHALVVYGQDGLDEISLGAATRVGELRHGALREYELHPDDFGLAMASHRSLRVQGPAQSLALLRAVLDDQPGAARDIVALNAGAALYAADVAESIADGLQRARAALASGAARAKLEQFVATTGALAAGT; encoded by the coding sequence ATGGACACCGTGCTCCCCGCCCTCACGCCGCAGCAGGCGCTGCAGCGCGTCCTTGAACGGCGCGAGCTTTTGCCCGCAGAAATGCGCCAGCTCATGCAGCAGATCATGCAGGGCGCCGTGGCGCCGGTGCCGCTGGCGGCGCTGCTGACCGGGCTGCGCATGAAGGGCGAGAGCAGCGGCGAAATTGCTGCCGCCGCACGGGTGATGCGCGAATTCGTCACCCCGGTCGAGCTGGCCGATCGGCGCCATCTGGTGGACATCGTCGGCACCGGCGGCGACGGCGCACAGACCTTCAACATCTCCACCTGCGCCATGTTTGTGGCCGCCGCCGCTGGGGCGCGCGTGAGCAAGCATGGCGGGCGCAGCGTGAGCAGCCAATCGGGCAGCGCCGACGTGCTGGAGGCGCTGGGCGCGCAGATCAACCTGAGCCCGCCGCAGATCGCACGCTGCGTCGAGCAGACCGGCGTCGGCTTCATGTTTGCGCCCAACCACCACCCGGCTATGAAGCACGTGGCCCCGGTGCGGCGCGAGCTCGGCGTGCGCACGCTGTTCAACATTCTGGGGCCGCTCACCAACCCGGCCGGCGCGCCCAACATCCTGCTGGGCGTGTTTGCCCCCGAGCTGGTGGGCGCGCTGTTGCGGGTGCTGCAAGACCTGGGCGCGCAGCACGCGCTGGTGGTCTATGGGCAAGATGGGCTGGACGAAATCAGCCTCGGGGCCGCGACCCGCGTCGGCGAACTGCGCCACGGCGCCCTCCGCGAATACGAGCTGCACCCAGATGATTTTGGCTTGGCCATGGCCAGCCACCGAAGCTTGCGCGTGCAAGGCCCGGCGCAGTCGCTGGCCTTGCTGCGCGCGGTGCTCGACGACCAACCCGGTGCGGCGCGCGACATCGTGGCCCTCAACGCCGGGGCCGCGCTCTACGCCGCCGACGTGGCCGAATCAATCGCCGACGGTTTGCAACGCGCCCGCGCCGCGCTGGCCAGCGGCGCCGCCCGCGCCAAGCTCGAGCAGTTCGTCGCCACCACCGGCGCGCTGGCCGCCGGCACCTGA
- a CDS encoding IS1380 family transposase, protein MTDPVEFVVKKLPYDLSSHGGLALVGRLFKRINLPAMVDPQYPVRAGIANSDILKCYVAMLTLGKNDFEAVEAFRKQRFAHQALGLRAVPSSATLRQRFDAMGCEWSVLADSINRALLGLHIDGAAIDFGALPSGHLPLDIDTFVMDQSDSAKEGVSYTYAGVDGYCPIALYLGTRGYCLELDLRPGSQHSARESEYNIERALSTACAVAQAPLLLRADSGFCSQHLIARTQEQAAKLGRQVDLLIKWNPRAAPVEQIAAQRCADAHTVWNPLRAGKRECLWSEALLGIETQAESSRALRRVYRLTERTLDKRGQPLLFPEYVLEGWSTTLGPEVAHEQVIALYRDHATHEQFHAEFKTDMDLNRLPSGKFATNHLVCALAALAMNLLRIVGQYTLHESDSPMRKTALRRRIKTVMQELMYKAARVISHARGWALGISGSDSGFAVFERAFGKMKAA, encoded by the coding sequence ATGACTGACCCAGTCGAGTTCGTTGTCAAAAAGCTGCCCTACGACTTGTCCAGCCACGGTGGCTTGGCCTTGGTGGGGCGCTTGTTCAAGCGCATCAACCTGCCGGCCATGGTCGATCCCCAGTATCCCGTGCGTGCCGGAATTGCCAACAGCGACATCCTCAAGTGCTATGTGGCCATGCTCACCTTGGGCAAGAACGACTTCGAAGCCGTCGAAGCCTTTCGCAAGCAGCGCTTTGCCCACCAAGCCTTGGGCCTGCGCGCCGTGCCCTCCAGCGCCACCTTGCGCCAGCGCTTCGATGCCATGGGCTGCGAGTGGAGCGTACTGGCCGACTCGATCAACCGCGCCCTGCTGGGCTTGCACATCGATGGCGCAGCGATCGACTTCGGGGCCCTGCCCAGCGGCCACCTGCCACTGGACATCGACACCTTCGTCATGGATCAGAGCGACAGCGCCAAAGAAGGCGTGTCCTACACCTACGCCGGAGTCGATGGCTACTGCCCCATCGCCCTGTACCTGGGCACCCGCGGCTACTGTCTGGAGCTTGATCTGCGTCCGGGCAGCCAGCACAGCGCGCGCGAGAGCGAATACAACATCGAACGGGCCCTGAGCACCGCCTGTGCGGTGGCCCAAGCGCCCTTGCTGCTGCGCGCCGACTCGGGCTTTTGCTCGCAGCACCTGATAGCGCGCACACAAGAACAAGCGGCCAAGCTGGGGCGCCAAGTCGATCTGCTGATCAAATGGAATCCGCGCGCCGCGCCGGTGGAGCAGATTGCCGCCCAGCGCTGCGCCGATGCCCACACCGTCTGGAACCCGCTTCGAGCCGGCAAGCGCGAATGCCTGTGGAGCGAAGCGCTGCTTGGCATTGAAACCCAAGCAGAAAGCAGCCGCGCACTGCGCCGCGTCTATCGTCTGACCGAGCGCACGCTGGACAAGCGGGGCCAGCCCTTGCTCTTTCCCGAGTACGTGCTGGAAGGCTGGAGCACCACGCTGGGGCCGGAGGTGGCACACGAGCAGGTCATCGCCCTGTACCGTGACCACGCCACGCACGAGCAGTTTCATGCCGAGTTCAAGACCGACATGGACTTGAACCGACTGCCCTCGGGCAAGTTTGCCACCAACCACCTGGTGTGTGCGCTGGCCGCGCTGGCCATGAACCTGTTGCGCATCGTGGGGCAGTACACGCTGCACGAGAGCGACAGCCCGATGCGCAAGACCGCGCTGCGCCGGCGCATCAAGACCGTGATGCAAGAGCTGATGTACAAGGCCGCGCGCGTCATCAGCCATGCGCGGGGCTGGGCATTGGGCATCTCGGGCTCGGACTCGGGCTTTGCGGTGTTTGAGCGTGCCTTTGGCAAGATGAAGGCAGCTTAA
- the trpE gene encoding anthranilate synthase component I yields MITEPEFQHLAAQGYNRIALSAETLADLETPLSLYLKLAHGGPEAGRYSFLLESVVGGERFGRYSFIGLPARTVLRASGFGAEARTEVLHDGVLVEQASGNPLDFIAAYQQRFKVALPPGWPRFCGGLAGYFGYDTVRHIEHKLLHSCPPDPLGCPDILLLQCEQLAVIDNLSGRLHLIVYADPAQPDAYALARQRLQALLAALQRPVAAPALQPSPVQPPERAFARADYLAAVARAKELIAAGDFMQVQVGQRISQRYEQSPLSLYRALRSLNPSPYMYYYDFGDFQVVGASPEILVRQERVPEGCKVTIRPLAGTRPRGATPELDRAAEQELLADPKERAEHVMLIDLARNDIGRIAQTGSVRVSDAFVIERYSHVMHIVSNVEGLLQPGLSNMDVLKATFPAGTLTGAPKVHAMELIDQLEPVKRGLYGGACGYLSYAGDMDLAIAIRTGIVKDGQLHVQAAAGVVADSVPELEWSETEHKARALLRAAEMVQEGFE; encoded by the coding sequence GTGATCACCGAACCCGAATTCCAGCACCTGGCGGCCCAGGGCTACAACCGCATCGCCCTGAGCGCCGAGACGCTGGCCGACCTCGAAACCCCGCTCTCGCTCTACCTCAAACTGGCGCACGGTGGCCCCGAGGCTGGGCGCTACAGCTTTTTGCTCGAATCGGTGGTGGGTGGCGAGCGCTTCGGGCGCTACAGCTTCATCGGCCTGCCGGCGCGCACGGTGTTGCGCGCCAGCGGTTTCGGGGCCGAAGCACGCACCGAGGTGCTGCACGACGGGGTGTTGGTCGAACAGGCCAGCGGCAACCCGCTCGATTTCATCGCCGCCTACCAGCAGCGCTTCAAGGTCGCCCTGCCGCCGGGCTGGCCGCGCTTTTGCGGCGGGCTGGCCGGTTACTTTGGTTACGACACGGTGCGCCACATCGAGCACAAGCTCTTGCACAGCTGCCCGCCAGACCCCTTGGGCTGCCCCGACATCTTGCTGCTGCAGTGCGAACAGCTGGCGGTGATCGACAACCTCTCGGGCCGCTTGCACCTGATCGTCTATGCCGATCCGGCCCAGCCCGATGCCTACGCCTTGGCGCGCCAGCGCCTGCAAGCGCTGCTGGCGGCGCTGCAACGCCCAGTAGCCGCGCCGGCGCTGCAGCCCAGCCCGGTGCAGCCGCCCGAGCGCGCCTTTGCCCGCGCCGACTACCTGGCCGCCGTGGCGCGCGCCAAAGAGCTGATCGCCGCTGGCGACTTCATGCAGGTGCAGGTCGGGCAGCGCATCAGCCAGCGCTACGAACAAAGCCCGCTGAGTTTGTATCGCGCCCTGCGCTCGCTCAACCCCAGCCCCTACATGTACTACTACGATTTTGGCGACTTCCAGGTGGTGGGCGCTTCGCCCGAAATTCTGGTGCGCCAAGAGCGCGTGCCCGAGGGCTGCAAGGTCACCATCCGGCCGCTGGCCGGCACGCGCCCGCGCGGGGCCACACCCGAGCTGGACCGCGCCGCCGAACAGGAGCTTCTGGCCGACCCCAAAGAGCGCGCCGAACACGTGATGCTGATCGACCTGGCGCGCAACGACATCGGGCGCATCGCCCAGACCGGCAGCGTGCGGGTGAGCGACGCCTTCGTGATCGAGCGCTACAGCCACGTGATGCACATCGTGAGCAACGTCGAGGGCCTGCTGCAGCCCGGGTTGAGCAATATGGATGTGCTCAAAGCCACCTTCCCCGCCGGCACCCTCACCGGCGCGCCCAAGGTGCACGCGATGGAGCTGATCGACCAGCTCGAGCCCGTCAAGCGCGGCCTCTACGGCGGCGCCTGCGGCTATCTGAGCTATGCCGGCGACATGGATTTGGCCATCGCCATCCGCACCGGCATCGTCAAAGACGGACAGCTGCACGTGCAGGCGGCGGCTGGGGTGGTGGCCGATTCGGTGCCCGAACTCGAGTGGAGCGAGACCGAACACAAGGCGCGCGCGCTGCTGCGTGCGGCCGAAATGGTGCAGGAGGGATTTGAATGA
- a CDS encoding anthranilate synthase component II: protein MIDNYDSFTYNLVQYLGELGAQVLVRRNDEIGLEELEQRVASGEIERLVVSPGPCSPAEAGVSVAAIQALAGRVPILGVCLGHQAIGAAFGGRIVRAQQLMHGKTSLIHTTQEGVFAGLPAQFTVNRYHSLAIERASLPECLAITAWSDDGEIMGVRHRSLGIEGVQFHPESILSEHGHALLQNFLAQR from the coding sequence ATGATCGACAACTACGACAGCTTCACCTACAACCTGGTGCAGTATTTGGGCGAGCTCGGGGCGCAGGTGCTGGTGCGGCGCAACGACGAGATCGGGCTCGAGGAGCTCGAACAACGCGTGGCCTCAGGCGAGATCGAGCGCTTGGTGGTCTCCCCAGGCCCCTGCTCGCCGGCCGAGGCGGGGGTGTCGGTGGCGGCCATCCAAGCGCTGGCCGGGCGCGTGCCCATTTTGGGCGTCTGCCTGGGGCACCAGGCCATCGGGGCGGCTTTTGGCGGGCGCATCGTGCGCGCGCAGCAGCTCATGCACGGCAAAACCAGCCTGATCCACACCACCCAAGAGGGCGTGTTCGCTGGCTTGCCGGCGCAGTTCACCGTCAACCGCTACCACTCGCTGGCGATCGAGCGCGCCAGCCTGCCCGAGTGCTTGGCCATCACTGCTTGGAGCGACGACGGCGAGATCATGGGTGTGCGCCACCGCAGCCTAGGCATCGAAGGCGTGCAGTTTCACCCCGAGAGCATTTTGAGCGAGCACGGCCACGCCTTGCTGCAAAACTTTCTGGCGCAGCGCTGA
- the htpG gene encoding molecular chaperone HtpG: MSTHHAFQTEVAQLLHLVTHSLYSNKDIFLRELISNASDACDRLRFEALDHAALFEDAPALEVRVGFDAEAKTLTISDNGIGMSEAEAIEHLGTIAKSGTKAFMSRLSGDQQKDAQLIGQFGVGFYSGFIVADRITVESRRAGLPPEQGVRWVSEGTGEFETEALTRAERGTCITLHLRDDASEYLTRWKLKGIIAKYSDHISLPILMRKEEWDADKGESVLRDEWEQVNAASALWTRPKKDLSEQQYSDFYQAISHDYEAPLAWSHNRVEGTTEYTQLLYIPAKAPHDLWNRDKKPGVKLYVRRVFIMDEVEALLPSYLRWVKGVIDSADLPLNVSRELLQESRDVKAIREGNTRRVLALLEDLAQQGVEPAAADATDATADAEAAPSNDKYRRFYAEFGAVLKEGLGEDFGNRERIARLLRFASTQSDAVAVSLADYKARMKAGQKAIYYLTADNLDAAKSSPQLELFRKKGIEVLLMTDRVDEWALSFLHDFDGTALQSVAKGAVDLGQLQDEAEKQATEAAAEQYKPLLERLKTVLADKASDVRMTARLVDSPACLVVGEGELSNQLTRMLKAAGQKAPDAKPILELNPAHALVQKLEQSAQFDDLAHILFDQALLAEGGLPQDPAGYVRRVNALLV, encoded by the coding sequence ATGAGCACCCATCACGCATTCCAGACCGAAGTGGCCCAGTTGCTGCACTTGGTCACGCATTCGCTGTATTCCAACAAAGACATCTTCTTGCGCGAGCTCATCTCCAACGCCTCCGACGCCTGCGACCGGCTGCGCTTTGAGGCGCTCGACCACGCGGCGCTGTTTGAAGACGCGCCAGCGCTGGAAGTGCGTGTGGGCTTTGACGCCGAGGCCAAAACCCTCACCATCAGCGACAACGGCATCGGCATGAGCGAGGCCGAGGCGATCGAGCACCTGGGCACCATCGCCAAGAGCGGCACCAAGGCCTTCATGAGCCGCCTGAGCGGCGACCAGCAAAAAGACGCGCAACTGATCGGCCAGTTTGGCGTCGGTTTTTATTCCGGCTTCATCGTCGCCGACCGCATCACGGTCGAGAGCCGCCGCGCCGGCTTGCCGCCCGAGCAAGGGGTGCGCTGGGTCAGCGAAGGCACGGGCGAGTTTGAGACCGAAGCCCTCACCCGGGCTGAGCGCGGCACCTGCATCACCTTGCACCTGCGCGACGACGCCAGCGAATACCTCACGCGCTGGAAGCTCAAAGGCATCATCGCCAAATACTCAGACCACATCAGCCTGCCGATCTTGATGCGCAAAGAGGAATGGGACGCCGACAAAGGTGAATCGGTGCTGCGCGACGAGTGGGAGCAGGTCAACGCCGCCAGCGCGCTCTGGACGCGGCCCAAAAAAGACCTGAGCGAACAGCAGTACAGCGATTTTTACCAAGCCATCAGCCACGACTACGAAGCGCCGCTGGCCTGGAGCCACAACCGCGTCGAGGGCACAACCGAGTACACGCAGCTGCTCTACATCCCGGCCAAGGCCCCGCACGACCTCTGGAACCGCGACAAAAAACCCGGCGTCAAGCTCTACGTGCGGCGCGTGTTCATCATGGACGAGGTCGAGGCGCTGCTGCCCAGCTACCTGCGCTGGGTCAAAGGGGTGATCGATTCGGCCGACTTGCCGCTCAACGTCAGCCGCGAGCTGCTGCAAGAGAGCCGCGACGTCAAAGCCATACGCGAGGGCAACACCCGGCGCGTGCTGGCGCTGCTCGAAGACTTGGCGCAGCAGGGGGTGGAGCCCGCCGCCGCCGATGCAACCGACGCCACGGCTGATGCCGAGGCCGCGCCATCCAACGACAAATACCGCCGCTTTTACGCCGAGTTTGGCGCCGTGCTCAAAGAAGGGCTGGGCGAGGACTTCGGCAACCGCGAGCGCATCGCGCGCCTGCTGCGCTTTGCCTCCACCCAAAGCGACGCCGTGGCCGTGAGCCTGGCCGACTACAAAGCGCGCATGAAAGCGGGCCAGAAAGCGATCTACTACCTCACGGCCGACAACCTAGACGCGGCCAAGAGCAGCCCGCAGCTCGAGCTGTTTCGCAAAAAGGGCATCGAGGTGCTGCTGATGACCGATCGGGTCGATGAGTGGGCGCTGTCGTTTTTGCACGATTTCGACGGCACCGCGCTGCAGAGCGTGGCCAAGGGCGCGGTGGATTTGGGTCAGCTGCAAGACGAAGCCGAAAAGCAGGCCACCGAGGCCGCCGCCGAGCAGTACAAGCCCTTGCTCGAGCGCCTGAAAACGGTGCTGGCCGACAAGGCGTCCGACGTGCGCATGACCGCGCGCTTGGTCGATTCACCCGCTTGCCTGGTGGTGGGCGAGGGCGAGCTGTCGAACCAGCTCACGCGCATGCTCAAGGCGGCCGGGCAAAAAGCCCCCGATGCCAAGCCGATACTGGAGCTCAACCCGGCGCACGCGCTGGTGCAAAAGCTCGAGCAGTCGGCGCAGTTCGACGACTTGGCGCACATTTTGTTTGACCAGGCGCTGCTGGCCGAAGGCGGGCTGCCGCAAGACCCGGCCGGCTACGTGCGCCGCGTCAACGCCTTGCTGGTCTAG
- a CDS encoding WYL domain-containing protein, giving the protein MELLYLLVAGVVIWYACKLIAKSGNASAKHNGSVNQTPITPATSHNENCASQHPIDVEDRDEWEGSFWEVAQPLPAKAKLRLSYTDGADRKTERSVEVRQFGAFGEHVLIIGHCAKRNATRTFRSDRISFCIDEDTGEIVSDIRTYLQSKYNDSPDRTKDQLLVDEYDTLRVLLYIGKADGQLRSAEKAVIRDTCVALTRDSRLTDKSIDELLLSMSVPTPQAFKLAVGRLSKRDAGTQAVVIAAAEKMVATQKAVHASEQDAIDYMRKRFSGNAGIAQISHP; this is encoded by the coding sequence ATGGAACTTCTTTATTTGCTGGTTGCTGGCGTCGTCATTTGGTATGCATGCAAGCTCATTGCGAAATCCGGGAATGCCTCTGCAAAGCATAATGGCTCAGTCAACCAAACGCCAATTACACCGGCTACGAGCCATAACGAAAATTGCGCCAGCCAGCATCCAATCGATGTTGAAGACCGAGATGAGTGGGAGGGCAGCTTTTGGGAGGTTGCACAACCGCTCCCCGCAAAAGCAAAGCTCAGACTTTCGTACACAGATGGAGCTGACCGAAAAACCGAGAGATCGGTAGAAGTTCGCCAGTTTGGCGCATTTGGTGAACATGTCTTGATTATCGGCCACTGCGCCAAGCGTAACGCTACGCGAACATTCAGAAGTGATCGTATCTCTTTCTGCATCGACGAGGATACGGGTGAGATTGTGAGTGACATTCGCACATATTTGCAGTCTAAGTACAATGACTCGCCAGATCGCACCAAAGATCAGCTACTCGTAGATGAGTACGATACCTTGCGAGTGCTTCTGTACATTGGAAAAGCAGATGGCCAACTCCGATCTGCCGAGAAGGCTGTTATTCGTGACACCTGCGTCGCCCTCACCAGAGACTCCCGCCTCACAGACAAATCAATTGATGAGTTGCTTCTCAGCATGAGCGTCCCAACTCCACAGGCTTTCAAGCTTGCTGTTGGTCGCCTCAGCAAACGAGATGCTGGAACTCAAGCTGTTGTCATAGCCGCTGCGGAGAAAATGGTTGCCACACAGAAGGCTGTTCATGCATCAGAGCAGGATGCGATTGACTACATGAGAAAGCGTTTCTCTGGCAATGCAGGCATTGCCCAAATTTCACATCCCTGA
- a CDS encoding type II toxin-antitoxin system RelE/ParE family toxin has translation MFEIRHYITDDGRDVYADWRDEVKDIKAMIAIDRRVYRLELGNFGDHKPCRDGVWELRIDVGPGYRVYYAQAGKTVVLLLCGGSKRSQDADIAQACAYWKDWQRSNLKQEKRR, from the coding sequence ATGTTCGAGATCAGGCACTACATCACCGACGACGGCCGCGACGTGTACGCAGACTGGCGCGACGAGGTGAAGGACATCAAGGCAATGATCGCCATTGACCGACGCGTGTACCGCCTCGAGCTGGGCAATTTCGGCGACCACAAGCCATGCAGAGATGGTGTGTGGGAGCTTCGTATCGACGTAGGGCCAGGCTACCGCGTCTATTACGCGCAAGCCGGGAAAACTGTGGTCTTGCTGCTTTGCGGCGGCAGCAAGCGTTCGCAGGACGCCGACATAGCACAGGCGTGCGCATACTGGAAGGACTGGCAGCGAAGCAACTTGAAGCAGGAGAAAAGGCGATGA
- a CDS encoding chorismate mutase, with product MSQTHTSAPVHCSHMAEVRAHIDALDAQIVPLLALRCGYVAQAGRIKQDPNLIYDQERIDAILERVQAQATALGAPALVLGAAYRALIAASIEFERAEFARLRAQPAQP from the coding sequence ATGAGCCAGACCCACACCAGCGCGCCCGTTCATTGTTCCCACATGGCCGAGGTGCGCGCGCACATCGACGCCCTCGACGCGCAGATCGTGCCTTTGCTGGCGCTGCGCTGTGGCTACGTGGCGCAAGCCGGGCGCATCAAGCAAGACCCAAACCTGATTTACGACCAAGAGCGCATCGACGCCATCCTTGAGCGCGTGCAGGCGCAGGCCACGGCGCTCGGGGCCCCGGCGCTGGTGCTGGGGGCGGCCTACCGGGCCTTGATCGCGGCCAGCATCGAGTTCGAGCGCGCCGAATTTGCGCGTTTGCGCGCCCAACCGGCACAACCCTAG
- a CDS encoding pseudouridine synthase, whose product MQESVRINKRLAEMGLCSRREADEWVARGWVTVNGQPAQTGQAVTAADQIEVAPAARQQQDERVTIVLHKPVGYVSGLPEDGHQSAAVLVQPGTRWREDRSPRRFAPSHTRGLAPAGRLDIDSTGLLVLTQDGRVAKALIGADSGVEKEYLVRVHWAPNGPQGPGVVAQNVQAVFAPELLQRLRHGLQIDGRVLKAAQVQWQNPEQLRFVLREGMKRQIRRMCEQVGLHVVGLKRVRIGRVQLGQLPLGQWRYLGPSERF is encoded by the coding sequence ATGCAAGAGAGTGTGCGCATCAACAAACGGCTGGCCGAAATGGGCCTGTGTTCGCGGCGCGAGGCCGACGAATGGGTGGCGCGCGGCTGGGTCACGGTCAACGGCCAACCGGCCCAGACCGGGCAGGCGGTGACGGCGGCCGACCAGATTGAGGTGGCCCCGGCGGCGCGCCAGCAGCAAGACGAGCGCGTGACGATCGTGCTGCACAAGCCGGTGGGCTACGTGAGCGGCCTGCCCGAAGACGGGCACCAGAGCGCCGCCGTGCTGGTGCAGCCCGGCACGCGCTGGCGCGAGGACCGCAGCCCGCGCCGCTTTGCCCCCAGCCACACGCGCGGCCTAGCGCCAGCGGGCCGGCTGGACATCGATTCCACCGGCCTGCTGGTGCTGACCCAAGACGGGCGCGTGGCCAAGGCGCTGATCGGGGCCGATTCCGGGGTGGAAAAAGAATACCTGGTGCGCGTGCACTGGGCCCCCAACGGCCCGCAGGGGCCGGGGGTGGTGGCGCAAAACGTGCAGGCGGTGTTTGCCCCGGAGCTGCTGCAGCGCCTGCGCCACGGGCTGCAGATCGACGGCCGCGTGCTCAAAGCCGCGCAGGTGCAGTGGCAAAACCCGGAGCAGCTGCGCTTCGTGCTGCGCGAGGGCATGAAGCGCCAGATCCGGCGCATGTGCGAGCAAGTCGGGCTGCACGTGGTGGGGCTCAAGCGCGTGCGCATTGGGCGCGTGCAACTGGGGCAGCTGCCGCTGGGGCAGTGGCGCTATCTGGGGCCCAGCGAGCGGTTTTGA
- a CDS encoding HigA family addiction module antitoxin: MRTVPPVTPGEMLEEEFLKPLGLTKYRLAKDIGVPAQRIGEIVAGKRAVTADTDLRLCRYFGLSDGWWLRGQAAYDTAIAKQSLQKELAAIQRCPLLAA; this comes from the coding sequence ATGCGCACCGTGCCGCCCGTTACGCCCGGCGAGATGCTTGAAGAAGAGTTTCTCAAGCCCTTGGGCCTTACGAAGTACCGCCTAGCCAAAGACATCGGCGTGCCTGCACAGCGGATCGGCGAAATCGTGGCGGGAAAACGCGCCGTCACGGCCGACACAGACCTTCGGCTTTGCCGCTACTTTGGCTTGAGCGACGGCTGGTGGTTGCGCGGCCAAGCCGCCTACGACACCGCCATTGCCAAACAGTCCCTGCAAAAGGAGCTGGCCGCCATACAAAGGTGTCCCCTGTTGGCGGCGTAA
- a CDS encoding antitoxin MazE family protein, whose amino-acid sequence MGTAHVNARVQKHRDAMPMAGLRPVQIWVPETRRPDFAQECRRQS is encoded by the coding sequence ATGGGAACCGCGCATGTCAATGCACGCGTCCAAAAGCACCGCGACGCGATGCCCATGGCGGGCTTGCGCCCGGTGCAAATCTGGGTGCCCGAAACACGCCGCCCCGACTTTGCGCAGGAATGCCGCCGCCAAAGCTAG
- a CDS encoding WYL domain-containing protein, with translation MIAENLQNAIASGASLRVRYFGGSTPGRERDIQPISVKDGKVRARCLLSDEIKTFIIEKIELVVDGEPSQLASILPQPIVTFQTVDVLTFFKTAALQALGWAVQREGENISLHRTLKNGKMIQKPDVSLRYEAIAYDLVFDGEQVRETNHRERSRPWIVSAKKQATKTYGDFGKAQTSFLEFAKSLSPLGPSHNT, from the coding sequence ATGATTGCTGAAAATCTGCAAAATGCTATTGCTAGCGGGGCAAGCCTTCGAGTCCGGTACTTTGGCGGCTCCACACCAGGCAGGGAGCGAGACATACAACCCATTTCCGTAAAAGACGGCAAGGTTCGTGCTCGCTGCCTGCTATCCGATGAAATAAAAACATTCATCATCGAAAAAATTGAGCTTGTCGTCGACGGCGAACCATCTCAATTGGCATCCATCCTACCACAGCCCATTGTCACATTTCAAACAGTTGATGTATTGACTTTCTTTAAGACGGCAGCGCTGCAAGCGTTGGGTTGGGCCGTTCAGCGCGAGGGAGAAAACATTTCCCTGCATCGCACGCTTAAGAACGGAAAGATGATCCAAAAACCCGACGTATCTCTTCGGTACGAAGCCATTGCCTATGATCTGGTCTTCGATGGAGAGCAAGTCAGAGAGACCAATCACCGAGAAAGGTCGCGTCCTTGGATTGTTAGCGCGAAGAAGCAAGCGACAAAAACCTATGGAGATTTTGGCAAGGCTCAAACGTCTTTTCTTGAGTTCGCAAAATCGCTCTCCCCATTGGGTCCGAGCCACAACACCTAG